Genomic window (Brachyspira hampsonii):
TTAAAAATAAAAACTATAGGAATAGATACTCCTTCAGTAGATTCTATTTCAAATAATAATTTAATACATAATATTCTATTTTCTAATGATATATGTATTATAGAAAATCTTACGAATTTAGAAAAAGTAACTCATAAAAAATTCTTCTTTAGTGCAGCACCTTTAAAAATCAGAAATTGTGAAGGTTCGCCTGTAAGAGCTTATGCTATTATAGATTAATATAAAAAACCATGCTCTAATAAATAAGCATGGTTTTTATTTTTCAGTTTTACTAGAATCTTATTCCTATTTGTCCGCCTATATCAAGGGCTCCGGTTTTGATTTTAGGAGAAGTTTCTTTATATTCAATCAGAGGAAAATCATAAGATAAATAAATACCTAAAGTTATATTATAAAGAAGTAAAAAGTCCAAACTTGCTTTAAGATAAGGTATATACAAATTATAAAATTTATTCTGTAATTGTTTCAAGTTGTATTGTTCTGTTATTTCACCGCCGCTGTTTTCTTTAGAATAGCTGCTTCCTCCAAGAGGAAATTTAACCCCTGCTCCAACACCTATAGACATAAATAATATATCTATTTTAGGCATTAACCCTACACTTAAACTATCAAAAGTAACATTACCCTTAGACGAATCTGATTTATAAGCAAATACATCTCTCTGATATCCTAAATCTAATGATATTCCAAGGGATAAAATACTCAAATCAAAATAATAATTTGGTTTTAAATATACTCCAAATTCAAAACCTCCGTCTGGCTTTATTGTTTGGCTTTGTTTTCCATCTTCAAGATAAAAACCTATTCCAGCTCCCAAAGGTACGGTTAAATCAACACCAAAGCCGCTTTTTGCCATAAGATTTGCACTGATAGTTGTTATTAACATTACAGTTAACAATAAAATTTTTTTCATAATATTAATACTCTCTTTATTATCATAAAATTTATTTTTTATAATACATAAATATTATATTTTTTTCAACTATTATTTATTTAATAATGATAATAATTTTTAGTATAAAATCAAATTATAAAAACAAGTTTTAATTTTAATTAACGCACGGTGAATAAAATTTATATAATACATTAAAATTTGAATTACAAAAAAATATATATTATTAATATTATTCTGCGTGCGGTAAGTATACTATAAATTTAAAAAAACTTGGGTGGGCAGCTAAAATTACAGAATAAAATAAAGAAGAAATAAAGTACAAAAATGACAGATTAAATAAAAAGCCTATAGGGTGGGAATTAAAATAAATCCAAAAATTTAAAATTTTTCTCGCTCCCCGCCCTTTATTATTTATTACTATATTTTGAATTTTAGTGTCAATTAATATTTAAAGTCTAATGAAAAATTAAGGTACCCGCCCAAGTGTTGATTAGATTTAAAAATTTATTTAACGCACGATAAGTAAATATAAATAATATAGTTTTATTATTAATAATAATGAAATTAATTGAAAGTATTTATTAAACGTGCGTTAATGAATATTTATAATAAAAAACCTCAGCACTTTTGAAAGCACAGAGGTTTAAAATATTTTTATTTTTTAATTTATGTAACTCAAGAAACCAAATCTTTTACAGCATCTCTTCCTGCATTAAGAGCCTTTTCATTACTAGGAAGGAAATCTTTTTTACGCTCTCCGAATACTTTCAAAAATGCCTGCTGTACACTGTCGAATGATACCACATTATGAAGCGTAAGCAAAGCACCAAGCATAACCATATTTGCCGATTTAGGATTACCTATATCGCCCGCTATTTTATTTGCCTCAACATAAGCCGCTTTTATATCGTCTCTTGAGGCCTTTTTATCTATCAAAGATGAGTTTATTAAAAGTATCCCATTAGGAATAACATCTTTTTCAAATTTTGTAAGCGAAGGAAGATTCATAATAACAGCTGCATTGGCATCATGAGAAATTATAGGAGACCCTACAAGTTCATCACTTATAACAACAGAACAATTAGCAGTACCTCCTCTCATCTCAGGTCCATAAGAAGGACACCAAGTAACATGTTTATTTTCTATCATTCCGGCATAAG
Coding sequences:
- a CDS encoding 2-oxoacid:acceptor oxidoreductase family protein, translating into MSTERIIFAGFGGQGVMSMGQMIAYAGMIENKHVTWCPSYGPEMRGGTANCSVVISDELVGSPIISHDANAAVIMNLPSLTKFEKDVIPNGILLINSSLIDKKASRDDIKAAYVEANKIAGDIGNPKSANMVMLGALLTLHNVVSFDSVQQAFLKVFGERKKDFLPSNEKALNAGRDAVKDLVS